A genomic stretch from Burkholderia pyrrocinia includes:
- a CDS encoding SDR family NAD(P)-dependent oxidoreductase, with product MTIDTSAHDPHAASHARFARYPSLEDRAVLITGGATGIGASFVEHFVQQGARVAFVDLDAAAGAALAESLAHARHAPLFIQCDLTDIDALRHAIDAIRARIGAIAVLVNNAANDTRHAIGDVTPESFDAGIAVNLRHQFFAAQAVIDDMKQQGGGAIVNLGSISWMLKNGGYPVYVMAKAAVQGLTRGLARDLGPFGIRVNSLVPGWVMTDKQRRLWLDDAGRAAIKAGQCLDAELLPADLARMALFLAADDSRMITAQDVIVDGGWA from the coding sequence ATGACCATCGACACTTCCGCGCACGACCCGCACGCCGCGAGCCATGCGCGCTTTGCGCGATACCCGAGCCTCGAGGATCGCGCGGTGCTGATCACGGGCGGCGCGACCGGCATCGGCGCGTCGTTCGTCGAGCACTTCGTGCAGCAGGGCGCGCGCGTCGCGTTCGTCGACCTCGATGCGGCCGCCGGCGCCGCGCTGGCGGAAAGCCTCGCGCACGCACGTCATGCGCCGCTGTTCATCCAGTGCGACCTGACCGACATCGATGCGCTGCGCCATGCGATCGACGCGATCCGCGCGCGCATCGGCGCGATCGCGGTGCTCGTGAACAACGCGGCGAACGACACGCGCCACGCGATCGGCGACGTGACGCCCGAGTCGTTCGACGCGGGCATCGCGGTGAACCTGCGCCACCAGTTCTTTGCCGCGCAGGCGGTGATCGACGACATGAAGCAGCAAGGCGGCGGCGCGATCGTCAATCTCGGCTCGATCAGCTGGATGCTGAAAAACGGCGGCTATCCCGTCTACGTGATGGCGAAGGCGGCCGTGCAGGGCCTGACGCGCGGCCTCGCGCGCGACCTCGGTCCGTTCGGCATCCGCGTGAACTCGCTGGTGCCCGGCTGGGTGATGACCGACAAGCAGCGCCGGCTGTGGCTCGACGACGCGGGCCGTGCGGCGATCAAGGCCGGCCAGTGCCTCGATGCCGAACTGCTGCCGGCCGACCTCGCGCGGATGGCGCTGTTCCTCGCGGCCGACGACAGCCGGATGATCACCGCGCAGGACGTGATCGTCGACGGCGGCTGGGCCTGA
- a CDS encoding aldose 1-epimerase has product MTATPSRASSSTSQSRRARLAAAAQPVSPGPQTAAFAQGVGAAHAAAVSLSNASLRLDVLPHLGGGIARFDWRGDNGALVPVFRRCEHPETATDPNELACYPLLPYSNRIGGARFECDGRKVAVPRNRRDEPLPIHGDGWLAPWQVDEATDTTLQLSLDRAAGAPYAFRAIQSFELDDTTLSIALTIENAGRARLPFGLGVHPFLVRDAVTELAAAAGGLWLSGSDFLPVRHVSVPPAWQFGVAYPLPGALVNHAFTGWGGHATVSWPRRGLSLTVAADADAYVLYTPPGEDFFCFEPVDHPINAVNLPGGAAAHGMTLLAPGERLTRRFAFTVGRADARGNAATREARRRRG; this is encoded by the coding sequence ATGACCGCCACGCCCTCGCGCGCATCGTCGTCCACGAGCCAGTCGCGCCGTGCCCGCCTGGCCGCCGCCGCGCAGCCGGTCAGCCCCGGCCCGCAGACGGCCGCATTCGCGCAGGGCGTGGGCGCCGCGCATGCGGCGGCCGTCTCGCTGTCGAATGCGTCGCTGCGGCTCGACGTGCTGCCGCATCTGGGCGGCGGCATCGCGCGCTTCGACTGGCGCGGCGACAACGGTGCGCTGGTGCCGGTGTTTCGCCGCTGCGAGCATCCGGAGACGGCGACGGACCCGAACGAGCTCGCGTGTTATCCGCTGCTGCCTTACTCGAACCGGATCGGCGGCGCACGCTTCGAATGCGACGGGCGCAAGGTCGCGGTGCCGCGCAACCGGCGCGACGAGCCGCTGCCGATCCACGGCGACGGCTGGCTCGCGCCGTGGCAGGTGGACGAGGCGACCGACACGACGCTGCAGTTGTCGCTCGATCGCGCGGCTGGCGCGCCGTATGCGTTCCGCGCGATCCAGTCGTTCGAACTCGACGACACGACGCTGTCGATCGCGCTGACGATCGAGAACGCGGGGCGCGCCCGGCTGCCGTTCGGGCTCGGCGTGCATCCGTTCCTGGTGCGCGACGCGGTGACCGAGCTGGCCGCGGCGGCCGGCGGGCTGTGGTTGTCGGGCTCCGATTTCCTGCCGGTGCGGCACGTGAGCGTGCCGCCGGCCTGGCAGTTCGGCGTCGCGTATCCGCTGCCGGGTGCGCTCGTCAATCACGCGTTCACCGGCTGGGGCGGCCACGCGACGGTGAGCTGGCCGCGCCGCGGGCTGTCGCTGACGGTCGCGGCCGACGCCGACGCGTACGTGCTCTATACACCGCCCGGCGAGGATTTCTTCTGCTTCGAGCCGGTCGATCATCCGATCAATGCGGTGAACCTGCCGGGCGGCGCAGCCGCGCACGGAATGACGCTGCTCGCGCCGGGCGAGCGGCTCACGCGGCGTTTCGCGTTCACCGTCGGGCGCGCCGATGCGCGCGGCAATGCCGCGACTCGCGAGGCGCGCCGAAGACGCGGGTAA
- the pyrF gene encoding orotidine-5'-phosphate decarboxylase — MSSPLTFIESLRAAWQRTNSLLCVGLDPEPSRFPVQFDGQPDAIFEFCRQIVDATAQYASAFKPQIAYFAAHRAEDQLERLIAHIHLQHPGLPVILDAKRGDIGSTAEQYAREAFERYRADAVTVNPYMGYDSVEPYFEHDGKGVIVLCRTSNPGGSDLQFLETGGRPLYQVVADLAANKWNAKNGQLGLVVGATFPKEIEIVRGIVGDMPLLIPGIGAQGGDVQATVSAGRTADGTGMMINSSRAILYASNGEDFAEAAALAAQKTRDTINAHR; from the coding sequence ATGTCTTCCCCGCTTACTTTCATCGAATCGCTGCGCGCCGCGTGGCAGCGCACGAATTCGCTGCTGTGCGTCGGCCTCGATCCCGAGCCGTCGCGCTTTCCCGTGCAGTTCGACGGCCAGCCCGACGCGATCTTCGAATTCTGTCGGCAGATCGTCGACGCGACCGCGCAGTACGCGAGCGCGTTCAAGCCGCAGATCGCCTATTTCGCCGCGCATCGCGCGGAAGACCAGCTCGAACGGCTGATCGCGCACATCCACCTTCAGCATCCGGGCCTGCCCGTGATCCTCGACGCGAAGCGCGGCGACATCGGCAGCACGGCCGAGCAGTACGCGCGCGAAGCGTTCGAGCGCTATCGCGCGGACGCGGTCACGGTGAACCCGTACATGGGCTACGACTCGGTCGAGCCGTACTTCGAGCACGACGGCAAGGGCGTGATCGTGCTGTGCCGCACGTCGAACCCGGGCGGCTCCGACCTGCAGTTCCTGGAAACGGGGGGGCGGCCGCTGTACCAGGTCGTCGCGGATCTCGCGGCGAACAAGTGGAACGCGAAGAACGGCCAGCTCGGCCTCGTGGTCGGCGCGACGTTCCCGAAGGAAATCGAGATCGTGCGCGGGATCGTCGGCGACATGCCGCTGCTGATCCCCGGCATCGGCGCGCAGGGCGGCGACGTGCAGGCGACCGTCAGCGCCGGCCGCACGGCCGACGGCACGGGCATGATGATCAACTCGTCGCGTGCGATCCTGTACGCGAGCAACGGCGAGGATTTCGCCGAAGCCGCGGCGCTCGCCGCGCAGAAGACCCGCGATACGATCAACGCGCATCGCTGA
- a CDS encoding CinA family protein encodes MPTDSVVHQLAIRAGNKLRDEHLTLATAESCTGGMIAAAITDISGSSQWFERGFVTYSNQAKIDMIGVPPDLIDKHGAVSEPVARAMAEGALRNSRAQVALSVTGIAGPAGGSEKKPVGTVSFGWSNRLHTDVETLVFKGDREQIRTQAAVHALRGLLKLLDEREG; translated from the coding sequence ATGCCAACCGATTCCGTCGTCCACCAGCTTGCGATCCGCGCAGGCAACAAGCTGCGTGACGAGCACCTGACGCTCGCCACCGCCGAATCCTGCACCGGCGGCATGATCGCCGCGGCGATCACCGACATCTCCGGCAGCAGCCAGTGGTTCGAGCGCGGCTTCGTCACGTATTCGAACCAGGCCAAGATCGACATGATCGGCGTGCCGCCCGACCTGATCGACAAGCACGGCGCCGTCAGCGAGCCCGTCGCGCGCGCGATGGCCGAAGGCGCGCTGCGCAACAGCCGCGCGCAGGTCGCGCTGTCCGTCACGGGCATCGCGGGCCCGGCGGGCGGCAGCGAGAAAAAGCCGGTCGGCACCGTGTCGTTCGGCTGGAGCAACCGGCTTCATACCGACGTCGAAACGCTCGTGTTCAAGGGCGACCGCGAACAGATCCGCACGCAGGCGGCCGTGCATGCGCTGCGCGGGCTATTGAAGCTGCTCGACGAGCGCGAGGGCTGA
- a CDS encoding phosphatidylglycerophosphatase A family protein, with amino-acid sequence MQTDPTPAHAAAEPGAAPNGNAPKRASARFMLSHPAHLVSLGFGSGLAPIMPGTFGSLFGWLTFVVLSRYLTVPEWWVLIAAGFAAGTWITGFTARKMGTSDPGAVVWDEIVAIWLVMLLVTPATFIGQLWAFVAFRFFDMLKPPPIRYFDRRLKGGLGIMIDDLVAAFMTLLVIALWRSVVG; translated from the coding sequence ATGCAGACTGACCCGACGCCCGCGCACGCCGCGGCCGAACCCGGCGCCGCACCGAACGGGAATGCGCCGAAGCGCGCGAGCGCGCGCTTCATGCTGTCGCATCCGGCGCACCTCGTGTCGCTCGGTTTCGGCAGCGGGCTCGCGCCGATCATGCCCGGCACGTTCGGTTCGCTGTTCGGCTGGCTCACGTTCGTCGTGCTGAGCCGCTACCTGACGGTACCCGAATGGTGGGTGCTGATCGCGGCCGGCTTCGCGGCGGGCACGTGGATCACCGGTTTCACCGCGAGGAAGATGGGCACGTCCGATCCGGGCGCCGTCGTCTGGGACGAGATCGTCGCGATCTGGCTCGTGATGCTGCTCGTCACGCCGGCGACCTTCATCGGCCAGTTGTGGGCGTTCGTCGCGTTCCGCTTCTTCGACATGCTCAAGCCGCCGCCGATCCGCTATTTCGACCGCCGCCTGAAAGGCGGGCTCGGCATCATGATCGACGACCTGGTCGCCGCGTTCATGACGCTGCTCGTGATCGCCCTGTGGCGCTCCGTCGTCGGCTGA
- the thiL gene encoding thiamine-phosphate kinase: MPAALSEFSLIDRFFARRAAQGARASTLGIGDDCALIAPRSGKLLAISTDMLVEGRHFFPDVAPDALGHKTLAVNLSDLAAMGAEPRAFTLACALPRADAAWLEAFSNGLFALAERFGCELVGGDTTSGPLNLCVTVFGEVAPDAALRRDAARDGDDVWVSGMLGDARAGLGVARGEWAAGANEAAAFRHALERPEPRVALGLALAGVAHAALDISDGLAGDLQHILARSNVRAEIDADAVPRSAALATLPPDVQRRCTLAGGDDYELCFTAPAAARAAVEAAGATAGVPVARIGTIRALSAPSERPAIAWRDAAGAPLALTLHGFDHFHAD, encoded by the coding sequence GTGCCAGCCGCCCTCTCCGAGTTTTCGCTGATCGATCGCTTCTTCGCGCGCCGCGCGGCACAGGGCGCACGCGCGTCGACGCTCGGCATCGGCGACGATTGCGCGCTGATCGCACCTCGATCCGGGAAATTGCTGGCCATTTCGACGGACATGCTGGTCGAGGGCCGCCACTTCTTCCCCGACGTCGCGCCCGACGCGCTCGGCCACAAGACGCTCGCGGTCAACCTGTCCGACCTCGCGGCGATGGGCGCCGAGCCGCGCGCGTTCACGCTCGCGTGCGCACTGCCGCGCGCCGACGCGGCGTGGCTCGAGGCGTTCAGCAACGGGCTGTTCGCGCTCGCCGAGCGATTCGGCTGCGAGCTGGTCGGCGGCGACACGACGAGCGGGCCGCTGAACCTGTGCGTGACCGTATTCGGCGAAGTCGCGCCCGACGCGGCGCTGCGGCGCGATGCCGCGCGCGACGGCGACGACGTCTGGGTGTCCGGCATGCTCGGCGACGCACGCGCCGGCCTCGGCGTCGCACGCGGCGAATGGGCGGCCGGCGCGAACGAAGCGGCCGCGTTCCGGCACGCGCTCGAGCGCCCCGAACCGCGCGTCGCGCTCGGCCTCGCGCTCGCGGGTGTCGCGCACGCGGCGCTCGACATCTCCGACGGCCTCGCCGGCGACCTGCAGCACATCCTGGCACGCTCGAACGTGCGCGCCGAGATCGACGCCGACGCGGTACCGCGCTCGGCCGCGCTCGCGACGCTGCCGCCCGACGTGCAGCGCCGCTGCACGCTGGCGGGCGGCGACGACTACGAGCTGTGCTTCACGGCCCCGGCCGCGGCCCGCGCGGCGGTCGAAGCGGCCGGCGCGACGGCCGGCGTGCCGGTCGCGCGAATCGGTACAATACGCGCGTTGTCCGCGCCGTCGGAGCGGCCCGCGATCGCGTGGCGCGACGCCGCCGGCGCGCCCCTGGCTCTCACGTTGCACGGCTTCGACCACTTCCATGCAGACTGA
- a CDS encoding NADP-dependent malic enzyme, with amino-acid sequence MPSNSYSNPPVTRHMSTQASSKAKLREAALDYHEFPTPGKIAIAPTKQMINQRDLALAYSPGVAYACEEIVENPLNAARFTARSNLVGVVTNGTAVLGLGNIGPLASKPVMEGKAVLFKKFAGIDVFDIELNESDPHKLVDVIAALEPTFGGINLEDIKAPDCFIVEREARKRMKIPVFHDDQHGTAIVVAAAVTNGLKVVGKDIKKVKLVASGAGAAALACLDLLVDIGLPIENILVTDLAGVVYKGRTELMDPDKERFARETDARTLAEVIEGADIFLGLSAAGVLKQEMVKGMAERPLILALANPTPEILPELALEVRPDAVLATGRTDYPNQVNNVLCFPFIFRGALDVGATTITREMEIAAVNAIAELAQQEQSDIVATAYGIQDLSFGPEYLIPKPFDPRLIVKIAPAVAQAAMDGGVATRPIEDMEAYRVHLQQFVYHSGTTMKPIFQIARSAPAEKKRVVFAEGEEERVLRAVQIIVDEKLATPILIGRPSVIEHRIQRYGLRLNPGVDFTVVNTEHDERYRDFWQSYHKLMARKGISEQLARVEMRRRTTLIGAMLVKRGEADGMICGTISTTHRHLHFIDQVIGKRPGCSVYAAMNGLVLPGRQIFLVDTHVNVDPTPEQLAEITIMAAEEVRRFGIEPKVALLSHSNFGTSNAPSAQKMRDTLAILHETAPELKVDGEMHGDVALDAALRKEILPESTLEGDANLLILPNIDAANIAYNLLKTAAGNNIAIGPILLGAAQPVHVLTESATVRRIVNMAALLVADVNAAR; translated from the coding sequence ATGCCGTCGAACAGTTATTCTAATCCGCCCGTCACGAGACACATGTCCACCCAAGCCTCCTCCAAAGCCAAGCTCCGCGAAGCCGCGCTCGACTATCACGAATTCCCGACTCCGGGGAAGATCGCGATCGCCCCGACCAAGCAGATGATCAACCAGCGCGACCTCGCGCTCGCATATTCGCCGGGCGTGGCGTATGCGTGCGAGGAGATCGTCGAGAACCCGCTCAACGCGGCGCGTTTCACCGCGCGCAGCAACCTGGTCGGCGTCGTCACGAACGGCACGGCGGTGCTCGGTCTCGGCAACATCGGCCCGCTCGCGTCGAAGCCGGTGATGGAAGGCAAGGCCGTGCTGTTCAAGAAGTTCGCTGGCATCGACGTGTTCGACATCGAGCTGAACGAGTCGGACCCGCACAAGCTCGTCGACGTGATCGCCGCACTGGAGCCGACCTTCGGCGGGATCAACCTGGAAGACATCAAGGCGCCTGACTGCTTCATCGTCGAGCGCGAAGCGCGCAAGCGGATGAAGATCCCGGTGTTCCACGACGACCAGCACGGTACCGCGATCGTCGTGGCCGCGGCCGTCACGAACGGCCTGAAGGTCGTCGGCAAGGACATCAAGAAGGTGAAGCTCGTCGCGTCCGGCGCGGGCGCGGCCGCGCTCGCGTGTCTCGACCTGCTGGTCGACATCGGCCTGCCGATCGAGAACATCCTGGTGACCGACCTGGCCGGCGTGGTCTACAAGGGCCGCACCGAACTGATGGACCCGGACAAGGAGCGTTTCGCACGCGAAACCGACGCGCGGACGCTGGCCGAAGTGATCGAAGGCGCGGACATCTTCCTCGGCCTGTCGGCCGCGGGCGTGCTGAAGCAGGAGATGGTGAAGGGCATGGCCGAGCGCCCGCTGATCCTCGCGCTCGCGAACCCGACGCCGGAAATCCTGCCGGAACTCGCGCTCGAAGTGCGCCCGGACGCGGTGCTGGCCACGGGCCGTACCGACTACCCGAACCAGGTCAACAACGTCCTGTGCTTCCCGTTCATCTTCCGCGGCGCGCTCGACGTCGGCGCGACGACGATCACGCGTGAAATGGAGATCGCGGCCGTCAATGCGATCGCCGAGCTCGCGCAGCAGGAACAGAGCGACATCGTCGCGACCGCGTACGGCATCCAGGATCTGTCGTTCGGCCCCGAATACCTGATTCCGAAGCCGTTCGACCCGCGCCTGATCGTGAAGATCGCGCCGGCCGTCGCGCAGGCCGCGATGGACGGCGGCGTCGCGACGCGCCCGATCGAGGACATGGAGGCGTACCGCGTCCATCTGCAGCAGTTCGTGTATCACAGCGGCACGACGATGAAGCCGATCTTCCAGATCGCGCGCAGCGCGCCGGCGGAGAAGAAGCGCGTCGTGTTCGCGGAAGGCGAAGAAGAGCGCGTGTTGCGCGCCGTTCAGATCATCGTCGACGAAAAACTCGCGACGCCGATCCTGATCGGCCGGCCGTCGGTGATCGAGCACCGTATCCAGCGCTACGGCCTGCGCCTGAATCCGGGTGTCGACTTCACGGTCGTCAACACCGAGCACGACGAGCGCTACCGCGACTTCTGGCAGTCGTACCACAAGCTGATGGCGCGCAAGGGCATCAGCGAGCAGCTCGCGCGCGTCGAGATGCGCCGCCGCACGACGCTGATCGGCGCGATGCTGGTGAAACGGGGCGAAGCGGACGGGATGATCTGCGGCACGATCAGCACCACGCACCGCCACCTGCACTTCATCGACCAGGTGATCGGCAAGCGCCCCGGCTGCAGCGTTTATGCGGCAATGAACGGCCTCGTGCTGCCGGGCCGCCAGATCTTCCTGGTCGACACGCACGTGAACGTCGATCCGACCCCGGAGCAACTGGCCGAGATCACGATCATGGCCGCGGAAGAAGTACGCCGCTTCGGTATCGAGCCGAAGGTCGCGCTGCTGTCGCATTCGAATTTCGGCACGAGCAACGCGCCTTCGGCGCAGAAGATGCGCGATACGCTCGCGATCCTGCACGAAACCGCACCGGAACTGAAGGTCGACGGCGAGATGCACGGCGACGTCGCGCTCGACGCGGCGCTGCGCAAGGAAATCCTGCCGGAATCGACGCTGGAAGGCGACGCGAACCTGCTGATCCTGCCGAACATCGACGCCGCGAACATCGCGTACAACCTGCTGAAGACGGCCGCCGGCAACAACATCGCGATCGGGCCGATCCTGCTGGGTGCTGCCCAGCCGGTGCACGTGCTGACCGAATCGGCGACCGTTCGCCGCATCGTCAACATGGCGGCGCTGCTGGTCGCCGACGTGAACGCCGCGCGCTGA
- a CDS encoding ribonuclease domain-containing protein, producing the protein MARKWLRNGALASVFAMFAMGIVGTPTGSLVSAAYAREAVSADVAASGLDTIPTARLPREAVTTLGLIGAGGPYPYEKDGVVFGNRERILPKAKRGYYHEYTVPTPRARNRGARRIVCGGPLRRIDNCYYTGDHYNSFKRIVE; encoded by the coding sequence ATGGCACGCAAGTGGCTCCGCAACGGCGCGCTCGCGTCCGTCTTCGCGATGTTCGCGATGGGTATCGTCGGCACGCCGACGGGCAGTCTGGTTTCCGCCGCTTACGCACGGGAGGCCGTTTCGGCCGACGTGGCCGCCAGCGGGCTCGATACGATCCCGACCGCCCGTCTTCCGCGCGAGGCCGTGACCACGCTGGGACTGATCGGCGCCGGCGGCCCCTATCCGTACGAGAAAGACGGCGTCGTGTTCGGCAACCGCGAGCGGATTTTGCCGAAGGCGAAGCGCGGCTACTACCATGAGTACACGGTGCCGACGCCGCGTGCCCGCAATCGCGGCGCGCGCCGGATCGTCTGTGGCGGGCCATTGCGCCGGATCGACAACTGTTATTACACGGGCGACCACTACAACAGTTTTAAACGTATTGTTGAATGA
- a CDS encoding barstar family protein → MSDSIYAHDSAAAELFAAGDGNLFQRVIQLNAAAQAVGAPEQQEAEPGLSSNEEPMSLFTTVRPNLVQSIRAFRVQDLADEAGRLGQHFLYAYCGAAQSKQEVMETIATSFLFPKHFGKNYDALYDCLTDLVAKAGAQPGFVIVLEGLPIAQKFDKEGRETLLDVFREAAEFWAERKVAFRVFYSFA, encoded by the coding sequence ATGAGCGACTCCATCTACGCGCACGATTCGGCGGCGGCGGAACTGTTCGCGGCCGGCGACGGCAACCTGTTTCAGCGCGTGATTCAACTGAACGCGGCGGCACAGGCCGTCGGCGCGCCGGAGCAACAGGAAGCCGAGCCCGGGCTTTCATCGAACGAGGAGCCTATGAGCCTTTTCACGACCGTGCGACCCAATCTCGTGCAGTCGATCCGCGCGTTCCGCGTGCAGGATCTCGCCGACGAAGCCGGTCGGCTCGGCCAGCACTTCCTGTACGCGTATTGCGGCGCCGCGCAGTCGAAGCAGGAAGTGATGGAAACGATCGCGACGTCGTTCCTGTTCCCGAAGCATTTCGGGAAGAACTACGACGCGCTGTACGACTGCCTGACCGACCTCGTCGCGAAGGCCGGCGCGCAGCCCGGTTTCGTGATCGTCCTCGAAGGGCTGCCGATCGCGCAGAAGTTCGACAAGGAAGGGCGCGAGACGCTGCTCGACGTGTTCCGCGAGGCGGCCGAGTTCTGGGCCGAGCGCAAGGTCGCGTTCCGCGTGTTCTACTCGTTCGCGTAA
- a CDS encoding 16S rRNA (uracil(1498)-N(3))-methyltransferase, with product MNEATTTAAVPRFFVDAALRADATLALPADVARHAQVLRLQPGDVLALFDGTGGQYRARLVEIDKRSALAQIDAFEPAEAEPPYRVTLAQGIAGGDKMDWVIEKAVELGVAAIVPLSTARGVVKLAGERADKRVAHWRGVVRASCEQCGRNRLPEVAPVLGFNAWLDALSAAPADGELRLLLSPRASIPFASLPDTPPGAPVTLLIGPEGGLSPDEENAARARGFTALSLGPRVLRTETAGAAVLAALAARWGGW from the coding sequence ATGAACGAAGCCACCACCACCGCGGCCGTGCCGCGCTTTTTCGTCGACGCGGCACTGCGCGCCGACGCCACGCTCGCGCTGCCGGCCGACGTCGCGCGCCACGCTCAGGTGCTGCGCCTGCAGCCCGGCGACGTGCTCGCGCTGTTCGACGGCACGGGCGGCCAATACCGCGCGCGGCTCGTCGAGATCGACAAGCGCAGCGCACTCGCGCAGATCGACGCGTTCGAGCCGGCCGAGGCCGAGCCGCCCTATCGCGTGACGCTCGCGCAAGGGATCGCCGGCGGCGACAAGATGGACTGGGTGATCGAGAAGGCCGTCGAGCTCGGCGTCGCGGCGATCGTGCCGCTGTCGACCGCACGCGGCGTCGTGAAGCTCGCAGGCGAACGCGCGGACAAGCGCGTCGCGCACTGGCGCGGCGTCGTGCGCGCGTCGTGCGAACAGTGCGGGCGCAACCGCTTGCCCGAGGTTGCGCCGGTACTCGGCTTCAACGCGTGGCTCGATGCGCTGTCGGCCGCGCCGGCCGACGGCGAACTGCGGCTGCTGCTGTCGCCGCGCGCGAGCATCCCGTTCGCGTCGCTGCCAGACACGCCGCCCGGAGCGCCCGTCACGCTGCTGATCGGGCCCGAAGGCGGGTTGTCGCCGGACGAGGAAAACGCGGCGCGCGCACGCGGATTCACAGCACTGTCGCTCGGCCCGCGCGTGCTGCGCACCGAGACGGCCGGCGCGGCCGTGCTCGCGGCATTGGCAGCGCGCTGGGGCGGATGGTGA
- a CDS encoding VOC family protein, with the protein MTDPRPANVPWLTPYLAVRNARAAIDFFKAAFGFELRDVHDEDGAIMHVEMVYRGQLIVMFAPEGAFGSIALTPKSAHATAPQSFYLYVDDVDATWQRALDAGAKSLSAPQDQFWGDRFAQIEDLDGYRWALARHLDA; encoded by the coding sequence ATGACCGATCCACGTCCGGCCAACGTGCCTTGGTTGACGCCATACCTGGCCGTACGCAACGCGCGCGCGGCCATCGATTTCTTCAAGGCCGCATTCGGCTTCGAGCTGCGCGACGTGCACGACGAGGACGGCGCGATCATGCACGTCGAGATGGTCTACCGCGGCCAGTTGATCGTGATGTTCGCACCCGAAGGTGCATTCGGCTCGATCGCGCTCACGCCGAAAAGCGCGCACGCCACCGCGCCGCAGTCGTTCTATCTGTACGTCGACGATGTCGACGCAACCTGGCAGCGCGCGCTGGACGCGGGCGCGAAATCGCTGAGCGCGCCGCAGGACCAGTTCTGGGGCGACCGGTTCGCGCAGATCGAGGATCTCGACGGCTACCGCTGGGCGCTCGCGCGCCATCTCGACGCATGA
- the speE gene encoding polyamine aminopropyltransferase encodes MSTTLLFHPTPDATYGFPNARRLARVASLHQQIEVWETPQLGRLFTLDGRPMTSVGDEYVYHECMTHPAALAHPSPKKALVLGGGDGGAARQLLKHACIERIVIAELDDEVVGMARRYLDDVHQGALDDPRVELVIGDAAHFVESTIEHFDLVVFDLTPPDSPAAGLYTRAFYARLKRILTPCGAISMHLGSPVFHAARIAALLDDLRASFAVVDPLSAHVPLYGSQWLMAIASDTLDAAALFAHDIDERLAARHVQGLRYYDARLHASLFALPHTLRDTLGARR; translated from the coding sequence GTGAGCACCACGCTACTCTTTCACCCCACGCCCGATGCCACCTACGGCTTCCCGAATGCCCGGCGGCTCGCGCGCGTCGCGTCCCTGCACCAGCAGATCGAAGTCTGGGAAACCCCGCAGCTCGGCCGCCTGTTTACGCTCGACGGCCGGCCGATGACGTCGGTCGGCGACGAATACGTCTATCACGAGTGCATGACGCACCCGGCCGCGCTTGCGCATCCGTCACCGAAGAAGGCGCTCGTGCTCGGCGGCGGCGACGGCGGTGCGGCGCGCCAGTTGCTCAAGCACGCGTGCATCGAGCGGATCGTGATCGCCGAGCTCGACGACGAGGTGGTCGGGATGGCGCGTCGTTATCTCGACGACGTGCACCAGGGCGCGCTCGACGACCCGCGCGTCGAGCTCGTGATCGGCGACGCCGCGCATTTCGTCGAGTCGACCATCGAGCATTTCGATCTCGTCGTGTTCGACCTCACGCCGCCCGATTCGCCGGCGGCCGGCCTCTACACACGCGCGTTCTACGCGCGGCTCAAGCGGATCCTCACGCCGTGCGGCGCGATCTCGATGCATCTCGGCTCGCCGGTGTTCCACGCCGCGCGCATCGCCGCGCTGCTCGACGACCTGCGCGCGAGCTTCGCGGTCGTCGATCCGCTGTCCGCGCACGTGCCGCTGTACGGTTCGCAGTGGCTGATGGCGATCGCGAGCGACACGCTCGATGCGGCCGCGCTGTTCGCGCACGACATCGACGAACGGCTCGCCGCGCGCCACGTCCAGGGCTTGCGCTACTACGACGCGCGGCTGCATGCGTCCCTCTTTGCCCTGCCGCACACGCTGCGCGATACACTGGGCGCTCGCCGCTGA